TCTGGCCGCTCAGGCGCGCGGCGAGGGCCTTAGTCTCCGCATCCCGGGTGAGGGGAAAGACGGCCTTGGTCCCCAGGTTCCGCCGCGGCAGCCACACCTGCCCGGCCCCGCCCGAGAGCCGGTAAGCGCTGGTCGTCTCCGCCGTGACGGTGAGGGGACGCCCCAGCCAGGGTGAACGGGGCACCTGCCGCCCCTGCGCGTCGGTCAGGAAGGCGGAGACCAGAGTGCGGCTCCCGACCCGCAGGCTGCCGGTGAGCAGCAACACGTGGTCCCCCACCCGCAGGCTCTCCACGGCGAGGGCCTGGCCCAGCAGCAACATTCCCAGCGTCAAAGCCTTGAACACAGCCCGAGCTTAGGGGAAGGGGCTGACGGGAACTTGAACCCTACACGCTCAGCGTCTTCGCGCAGCGGTACAGGTCGCGGCTCACGTCCTTGCGCTTCTCCCAGGTTTCCTCCAGGGGGGTGTAGCTGATCTCGCCGTTCATCCGGCCCACCATCACGCCCCGCATACCGTCCATCAGGGCGTAGACGGCGGCCTCGCCCAGGCGGCTGGCGAGGACCCGGTCGCTGCTGACGGGGGTGCCGCCGCGCTGGATATGGCCCAGGATGCTCACGCGCGTCTCCAGCCCGGTCCCGGCCTCGATGGCGTCGGCCACGCCCTGCGCGCCGCCCGGAAAGCCCTCGGCGACGATGATGATGGAACTCGCCTTGCCCTTCGCCAGGCTCTCCTGCACGGTGGCGACCACGCCGTCCACCGGCCTGGGGTCCTCCGGGATGAAGACCTCCTCGGCGCCGCCCGCAACCGCGACCTCCAGGGCGATGTGCCCGGCGTGGCGGCCCATCACCTCGATCACGAAGATGCGCTCGTGCGAGGCGCCCGTGTCGCGCAGCTTGTCCACGGCGTCCAGAGCGGTCTCGACGGCGGTGAAGTAGCCGATGGTGTGGTCGGTGCCGTACAGGTCGTTGTCGATGGTGCCCGGCACGCCGATCACCGGGATGCCGTGTTCCTGCTGAAGGTAGTACCCGCCGTGGAAGGAGCCGTCGCCGCCGATCACGATCAGGCCGTCCACCCCCCACTCGCGCAGGTACTCGGCCCCCTTGGCGCGGCCCTCGGGCGTGCGCCAGGTGTGCGAGCGCGCGGTCAGGAGGATGGTGCCGCCGCGCTGGATGGTGTTCGCCACGTCACGCGCGCCGATGATCGCCATATTGCCGCGGTGCAGGCCGGAAAAGCCCCGCCGCACCCCCACGACCTCGATGCCCTGGTGGGTGGCGGTGCGGACGACCGCGCGGATCGCCGCGTTCATGCCGGGCGCGTCCCCCCCGCTGGTGAGGACGGCCAGGCGCTTGACCCCGGCGGGGTTGGGGTGGACGGTTACGGGGTCGATGTCGGTCACGGGCAACTCCTCGTCGGGGGTGGGGCTCAGGTCTCCTGCGTGACCGCGAGGGCCAGCGCATAAGCGTCATTCTTACGCAAACCCTGGCCCATCAGCAATTCCCGGATCTCGCGGGCCCCCCGGCCCTCGCCCGCCCAGGTCCGGGCGAGGGCGGCGTGGTCAGGGACTTCCTCGCCGGGCACGGCTTCCCCTGTGGGTCGGCCCGCGACGACGACCACGATCTCGCCGCGGGTCCCCTCCTCAAACCGGGCCGCGAGTTCCGCCAGCGGGCCGCGCGCCGTCTCCTCGAAGCGCTTGGAGAGTTCGCGGGTCACGCTGGCGGCCCGCGTCTCGCCGCACGCCCGGGCCAGGTCGGCGAGCGTGGCGGCGAGGCGGTGGGGGCTCTCGTACAGGATGGTCGTCTCGGGGCGGGCGGCAATGGCCTCCAGGCGCTCCCGGCGCTCGCGGCCCGAGCGGGGCAGGAAGCCCTCGAAGGTGAAGCGGGCGTTCGGGAGCCCCGACAGCACGAGCGCCGGGACGAAGGCGGTCGGCCCCGGCAGCACCTCGACCGGGATGTCCGCCGCGACCGCCGCCCGCACGAGTTCCGCCCCCGGGTCGCTGATGCCCGGCGTGCCCGCGTCGGAGACGTAGGCGAGGCGGGGATACTGTTCCAGCACCTGCCCGGCGCGGTGCATGGTGTGGGCGTCGAGACGGACGAGGGGCTTGCCGATCCCCAGGTGGGTGAGCAGCGCCCCTGTCCGCCGCGTGTCCTCGCAGGCCACGGCGTCCGCCCCGCGCAGCACCTCCACCGCCCGCAGGGTGATGTCCCCCAGGTTGCCCACGGGCGTGGGCACAAGCCAGACGCGGGGGGAGGAGGGCTCGGGGGTCACGGACGACCTCCGGCCACAGTTCCCCGGGCTCCCGGCTGACCGTTCCTCCTCATTCCCCGGCTTCGCTCACTCCGCCCGCGGGCACGGCCTCCGCCACCAATCCCGGCACCGGCTTGAGGCGCACGCGCACCTTGCGGGGACGCTTGAGGACGCTGGTGATGCGCGCGCGCAGCAGTTCCGCCTCGCCGACCGTGACGGTCACGACCGTGCCTTCCGGGAGCCGCGCGCCGATCAAGACGACCACGCCGCTTTCCACGATGCCCTTGTACGCCCTCATATGCAGATCACTCTATTCCTTGCACTCCCGAAGAGTGCCCGGGGGAGCTAGGAGGCCTCCTGAACCGGGACTCACACTTCCCGGCCCTGGGCCCGGTGCTGCCGCCGCTCGGCCCCCGAGAGGGCCTCCCGCAGCGCGATGATCTCGCTCTCACGCGCCCCGCCCAGCCGCGCGTAGCGGTCGATCACCTCGGCCGCCTCGCGCCGCCGGTCCAGCCGCAGCAGGATGCTGCCCAGATGTTCGCCCCTCACGAAGTACGCGCGGGGATTTTCCGGGTCGGCGGCGACCTGCGCCCGCGCCGTCTCCAGGCGTTCCAGCGTGTCCCGGTGGCGGCCCACCTGCCAGCGCACGAGGTAGGCGGCGAGCGCGAACGTGAGGATCGCCCCCAGCGCCGAGGCCGTGTAGACCTCCGGCACGCCGAGCTGCGCGCCCAGCCGCACGGTGAGCGGAAAGCAGAAGGCCAGCACCACCAGCACCGCCAGCGTCGCCGCGTAGTTCACGGAAACCTCCGCAGGGGGGCGAGCATGGCAGGCAGTCTAGCCCGTGACTCGCCGCTTGTGGGGGAAGGGAAGCGGGCGGCCAGCACCACCGGGTGGGTCGGTCGCTCGCGGGTGAAGGGAACCGCCCGCGTAACCCCTCTCCCGCAGGGGGCGAGGGTGATCCCGTCCCCGGAGGTGGCCTCATTTGCCCCCGCTCACAACTTGGCACCTGTCGCCGTGAGTGAGCCGAGGGTCCCCGCCTTCCAGCCAGCCTCGGGGGGCTTCCCTCCCGCTCAGCATGACACCTGTTTGGTCCCCGACGCGACCGGTGGGCTCCCATCCGGGTCTCCTCCCCCTGCCCCGCCCTCCCCTATCCTCTGCCCCATGCGGCTGCATCTGATCACCGTCGGCGAACCCCGGCTCGCCTATGCCCGGGCAGGCTGGGACGAGTACGAGAAGCGGTTGCGGCGCTACCACAAGGTCCAGGTGACGCGGGTGGCCGGGAAGACACAGGTTCAGGAGTCCGAGGCCATCGGCCGGGCGGCGGGCCGCGCCCCCCTGATCCTGCTCGACCCACGCGGCACCCAGTTCACCAGTGGGGGCCTGAGCGCCTTCCTCGACGCCCAGGCGGTCGGCGGCACGGGAGAACTCGCCTTCGCCATCGGCGGCCCCGAGGGGCACGCGGACGCGCTGCGCGCCGGGGCCTCCCGGCTGTGGAGCCTGGGGCAACTCACGCTGCCGCACGACCTCGCCATGATCGTGCTGCTCGAAGCCCTGTACCGGGCGGCGACGATCAGCGCGGGGGAGCCGTATCACCGGGGAGGGTGAGTGGGAAGTGGCCCGTGGTCAGTGGGGGGAGCGGCAGAAGCTTCTGCTCCCGCCGCACTTTTTCCACTGACCACTCACCACTTCCCACTGACCCTCTCAGAACCGCAGCAGCAGCCCCGCCCGGTACACGTTCCGCGACCCGAAGTTGCCCTCGGCGAAACCCGAGAAGGGGCCGGGCAGGCCGAAGCGGGCGCCCAGCGTGGTGTGGAAGCCGAAGCTCCCGCCGCCCGAGAGCGGGACTCCCACGCCCACCCCGGCGTAGGGGCGGGCCAGGAGCAGGTTCACGCTCAGCAGGGCGTCCGCGCCGACCTCGGCCCCGCCCCGCCGCAGATCGAGGGTGCCGCGCCCCTCGGCCTGAAGGGGGCCGAAGCCCGCGACCCGGCTGTAGGCGCCCAGGTGCAGCCCCAGCCCGCCGCCCGCCGCCGCCCCGACCTGCACACCGAACGTCTCGGCCCCCGCCGCCCCTGCCGTGAGCGCCGCCAGCGCCACCACCGTCTTGAGTCGCCTCATGCCCCGAGTGTCTGGGAGCGTCATGCGAGGAAGATGTGAAGAGCGCTCATGGAGGGGAGCGTGCGGGGAAAAGAGGAAGGTGGGGGACGATGAACACGTCCCCCACCCCCTTCACTCCCGCGCTCAGACCGTCTGCACCTCGAAGTGCAGCCCCAGCGCCCCCGTCTCCGCATTGGGGTCACGGCCCGCGACGAGGGCGTACCCGGCACGTTCCGGGGTGAGCCAGGTGTCGGTCACGCGCTTGAGGTCCTCCAGTGTGACTTTGAGCAGCCGGGCCTTGTACGCCTCCTGCACCTCGGGGGTGAAGCCCGCCTGGTCGCCGTAGAAGCGCAACCGGCCCGCCGTGTCCGGGCTGGTGAGGGGGTCGAGCGTCTTGCTTGCGGAGAGGATGGCTTCAGTGACCTCGCGCTCCCCGAGTTCAGTGTCGAGGAACTGGCGGGCGCCCCGGAACACCTCGTACGTGCGGGTGATGTGCGGGTCGCGGTAGGAGGAGAAGGAGAACACGCCGCCCCGGGCGTCGAAGGCCGCGCCGCCGCCGTACGCGCCGCCCTTCTCGCGGATTTCCTTGAGCAGGTACTCCGAGCGCAGCAGGCGGGAGAGGACGAGCAGCGCCGGGCTGTCGGGGTGCGTGTAGGGCACGGTGCGGAAGGCGGCGGCGTTGAAGGCGACGGGCGAATCGGTGACGCGCGCCTGGGGACCGGTGGAGAGGGTGCGGGGCGCGGGGGTCCCGACTGGGGCCTCTCCCGTGAACTCCCCCGTAATCGGCGTGAGGTCCAGCCCCAGGTCCGCCTGCGTGGCGGTGAGGCACAGCCGGGGCTGCCCCGTGAGAATCAGGTCGCGGACGCGGTTCAGGCGTTCCAGCAGGGCGTCGAGCTCGTCGCCCTCGACGATGCGCTTGAGGTTCTCCAGGGCGGTGAGGCCGCTGAAGTGCTCCTCGATGAAGCCCGCGGGGCTGACCTGCGCGGCGGCGAGGCGTTCGGCGTAGGCGTTCCCGGCGTTCACCACGCTCGCCTTGAGCCCGGCGAGGCGCTGCTTGAGCAGTTGCTCCAGCCGCTCGCGGGTGAATTCGGGCGCGGCGATCAGGTCGCGCAGTACGCCGACCAGCCCCTCCCCGTTGCGGGCGAGCGCCTTGCCGCTGAAGGTGACGGTCAGGCGCAGGGCGTCCAGGTCGTCGGGCCTACCGCCCACACCGACGCTGGCACTTACCCCGCCCGTCACGGCCTCGATGCGGCGGGCGAGGGCGAGGTAGTCCTGACCGGCCGCGCCGCTGCGGGTGACCGCGTAGGCGTACAGGGGGAGGGTGTCCAGCAGGTCGCCCGGAACCTCGGGGAGCCGCACCTGTACGTCGAGGTACGTCAGGCCCCCGGTGGGCTGGGGCACCCGCCCGATCAGCGCGCGGCCCGCCTCCTCGGTGGTATAAGGCACGCGCAGCACGGTGGGCGGCACGTCCTCCAGCGTCAGGGTCGGGAGCACGTTCACGTCGCTCTCCTGCTCCTGGAGGGACTGGAGTTGCAGGCTCTCGCGCACGATGCGGGCGCGGTCCTCGTCGGTAAATCCCTCGCTCAACCGGGCCACGAGTTCGCGCTCGGCCTGCTCGGTCCGCGCGGCGAGGTCGGGGTCGGGCGCGAGGACGAGGGTGACGCGGTGGGGGTTGTCGAGGAGGCCCCGCTGGATCATGGGCTCGAACACGCGCCCCTGGGCGAGGTCGGTCCGCAGGCTCTCCAGCTCGGCCTCCAGGCGCAGGCCCGTCACCGGATCGCCGCCGTAGAGCCACGGCCCCAGCAGGCGGAACATGACCTGAAGGCCATACGGATACCCGCTGTTGGACACCTCGCGCTGGCTGATCTCGAACTGGTGCAGGCTGCTCTCGATAAGTTCGGGGTCGATGCCGTCCCGGACGATGGCCGCCAGGGTGTCGAGGACGAGGGCCTGCACCTCCGCCGCCTTCCCCGCACTCAATCCCTTGAGCCCAGCCGCAAACGCCCCCTCCCGAAAGTTGTCGCGGTAGCCGGAGAGGTCGGCCAGCGCGCTCCCGATCCCCGACTCAATGAGCGGGCGGGTGAGCGGCGCGGCCGGGTTGCCGAGCAGCACGTCGCTCAGCACACTCCAGCGCAGGTTGGCGTCGGGGTCGGTCGTGTGCCCCAGCTTCCAGATCACGCTGACCTGCCCGCCACGCTCGACATCGGTGCCGGGGTAGGTCACGTCCACCCGCCGGGGCTCCGTGAAGTTCGGCTGGTCGGGAATACTCACGTCGAGCGTCTGGGGCGAGAACTTGCTCATCACCTGCGTCTCGATTTCAATCAGCACGCGGGGCAGGTCGAGCTTGCCGTAGGTGTAGAAAAAGGCGTTGCTGGGGTGATAGTGCGCGGCGTGGAAGGCCCGCAGCCCCTCGTAGGTCAGGTTGGGGATGTCCTCGGGCGAGCCGCCGGAGTTGTTCGCGTACGTGAGGTCGGGGTACAGCGCCTTACCGAACGCGCGCCACATGACCGCGCCGGGGGAGGCCATCGCGCCCTTCATCTCGTTGTACACGACGCCCTGGAGCTTCAGCGGCGTGGTCGGATCATCCGGCGTCTCGAACTCGAAGCGGTGGCCGTCTTGCAGGAAGCTCTCGTAGCGCAGCAGCGGGAAGAAGGTCGCGTCGAGGTACACGCCGAGCAGGTTGTAGAAGTCCTTCTCGTTGCGGGTGGAGAAGGGATAGGTCGTCCAGTCGCTCGCGGTCATCGCGTTCATGAAGGTGTTCAGCGAGCGCGGGATCATGGCGAAGAAGGGGTCGGGCACCGGGTACTTCTGGCTGCCCATCAGGACGACGTGTTCGAGGATGTGCGCCACGCCCGTCGAGTCCCGGGGCACGGTGGGAAAGGTCACCCCGAAGGCGAGGTTGTCGTCCTCGCGGCTCACGTGCGCGTGCCGGGCGCCGAGGTCGTGGCGCAGGAGGATCAGGGTGCCCTGCATCTCGGGCAGGCTCTCGACCCGCTCGACGGTGTAACGCCCCAGCCGGTCGCCAGCGGCAGGCAGGGCAGTCCGGGTTTGTGTGGTCATGGCGGGAAGTCTAGCGCCGGGGGGCGGGAAGCTTTGCGGGGACGGCTATGAACTGGCGAGCGGGGGCGAGGACCTGCCTGAACTTCGTCCCATGAGAAGGGCCTGACCCTCTCCATACCCCCTTTTCCCCTCCCCTTTTCCTGCCCAGAACTCATGCCTCTTGGCGCACCCCTCATCCATGACGGCTACACTGGCCCCATGCGACAAGCCAACCCCGGCTGGGCACTGCTGGTGTGTGGGGCGCTGCTCGTCTCCTGCGGCAGCAGCACGAACAGCACCACCGGCACGACCAGCACGAGCGCGAGTGACCCGCTGTACTTCACGACGACCAGCCTGCCCGTGGGCTACGTTGCGGAGCCCTACGACACGACCATCGCGGTGGCGGGGGGCTCGGGACCCTACACGATGCGGGTCGCCTCGGGCACCCTGCCCCCCGGCGTGACCCTGCAAGGGCAGCGTCTCTCGGGCAAGCCCACCAAGCTCGGCACCTACACCTTCACGCTGGAAACGTCCGACGCCAACCTCAGCTCCAAGGTGCAGTCGTACACCCTGAACGTGAACGAGTTGCCGCCGCTGGCCCTGAGGCCCCAGCTTCCCGCCGCCGAGATTCGCGGCGAGACGCGCATTCCCCTGAACATCACGGCGCCCCGGTCGGCCCGCGCGGCGCGGATGGTCTGGGACCTGCCCGAGGGCGTGCGGGTCACGCGCGTGCAACCCGCCGAGGCGGGCGGCGTGCTGTTCTGGAAGCAATCGGGCCGCACCGTGACCGTGGATATGGGCTTCAAGACGGTGCCCCGCAACGGCGCGCGGGTGGCGCTCCTGAGCGTCAAGCCGTCCAAGGTCGTCACGCTCGACACCAACCGCTTCGCCTTCCAGGCCCGCGACGGTGAGGGCAAGGTGCTCGCCGAGGTGAAGATGCCCGACGCGCCGAAGCCCGCCACGACGGCGCCGACCACCCCGGGCAAGACGCCCACTGCCACCCCGGCGACCCCGACCACCACGCCGACAACACCGGGCACGCCGAATATCCCCGTCACGCCGCCCAGCCCCCAGCCACCCAGTGAGGGGGGTGACTCGTGAGGCGCGCCCTGACGCTGCTCGCCGCCCTCGCGCTGGGGGCCGCGCCGCTGACCGCCGGGGCGACGACCGTGCCGACCCTGACCCTCACCCAGCAGGCGCGCAAGGCGGACGTGATCGTGCGCGCCACCCTCGGCAACCCCACGACCGTGAAGGAGGGCGACCTGACCTGGCTGGCCTACCCCCTCACGGTGTCCGAGACGGTCGCCGGGGACCCCGCCAGCCTGCCGCAACTGGAGGGCAAGCCCGCGCTGTACATGCTCTCGGGCCTGGAGGGCCTGCCGGAACTGCGAAGTGGTCAGGACGCCTTCCTGCTGCTCTACAGCCGCCGCCTGGACAGCCCCGTCGTGGGCTTCTGGCAGGGCGTCTACCCCATCGAGAACGGGAAGGTCACCAAGCCGACGAGCAGCCTCGCCCCGGCGCCCACCCCCCAGACGGCTGACGCCCAGACGGCGACCGGGACGACCACACCAGGAACGGCGGCGACGGGCACGGCGACCACCGGTTCGGCGTCCTCCGGCACCGCTACATCTGGCACGACGACTTCCAACCCGACCACATCCGGGACCACCGGCAGCACGTCCGCCCCCACCTCTACGCCCACGCCTCCCGCTGCGGGCACGGCGAGTCCGGGCACCGGCTCCACGACCACACCCCCTTCCACGGCGACGGCCACCCCCAGCACTCCGGCAGCCACCACTCCCGCTCCCGGAACCGCCACCCCCGGGACCACTCCGGGCACGGCCAGCACGCCAGCCCCGGCTGACCCCAATTCCATCGAGACGGACCCGGCCAAGTTCCGGGACGCCCTGCGGGCGGCGCGGGGGGCGAAATGAGGCGCGCCCTGTTCCTGGCCCTCGCCCTGCTGGCGGGGGGCGTGCAAGCGGCCAGCGTCAAGCTCCGGCCCCAGGGTGCCGAGATGACCAAGGCGGTGCAGGACGCCCTCGCCGCGATCAGCACCAAGGAGACGCCGATCACGCTGGACTCCAGCGGCGGGCCGATCCTGACGCTGGGGGGCGGTGGCGCGGCCTTCAGCCCGGACGTGGCGGCCCGCACACTCAGCTTTGGCGGCGAGCGGCGCATCGAGTTCAACCCCCAGGGACCGCTCCCGCTCGCCGAGGCCGTGCGCGCCGAACTCGCCCGCGAACTCGGCCTGAAGGCCTGGTCGGCCGAGGCCGCCCGCGCCCGCCTGAGCGGCGCCGACCTGAACGGCGACGGCGTCATCGACCTGACCGACCTCGCCCTCTTGATGAACAACTACGGCAAGACGGGCGCGACGGTCGGCGACCTCAACCAGGACCGCAAGGTGGACGACGCCGACGTGCGGCTGTTCGCTGCGCAGTACAAGCCTTAAACAGAAGGTTCCAGGCCAGGTGGGCCGGGGCGCCGGGAGGAAAGCATTCTCTCGCCGTCCTGGCCCTCCCGTGTTCCGTCCCGGGTGTTACCCTTCCCCCATGACTCAAGGCGCACGGCCCCCCCGCGAGGAGCGCGACACCATCGACCTTCAGGACTTTCTCAAGCTGCGCGGGATGGTCGAAACCGGCGGCGAGGCGAAGTTCCGGGTGCAGGGCGGCGAGGTGCGGGTGAACGGGGAGATCGAGACGCGGCGGCGCAAGAAGCTGCGGCGCGGCGACGTGGTGGAGTACGCGGGCGAGCGCGTGCGGGTGGACTGGTGAGCGGTTACGCCGAAGCCGTCGCTGACTTCCGGCGCCGCAAGGACGAGCATTTCGCCTCAGGGCGCGGGCCACTGACGGGAGAGGAACTGCAAGGGTTCCGGGGCCTGAGCTACTACCCGCCGGACCCAGCCTGGGCCTTCACCCTTCCAATTGAGCGGGCGGACGGCGAGGAGGTCACCCTGGCGACGAACACGGGCGAGCCGCGCGTCATGGCCCGCTTCGGCACCGTCAGGGTGAAGCTCCCGGGAGGAGCGCAGACCCTCACCCTTTATGCACCTCCCGGCGACGAGGTGCCCGACCGGGTCTTCGTCCCCTTCCGCGACGCGACGAGTGGGACGGAGACGTATGGCGCGGGGCGTTATCTGGACGCGCCGTTGCAGCAGACGGCGGACGGCTTGGGGGTGACGCTCGATTTCAACCTTGCCTACCACCCGTACTGTGCCTACGGCGAGGGCTGGACCTGCCCCCTCCCGCCGCGCGAGAACTGGCTGGGGGAGGCGGTGCGGGCGGGTGAGCGGTTGCCGGAAGGTGGCGAGCCGCAAGAACCTTGAGCTGAACCCGGCTCAGCGGCCCACGTTCCCCGGATTCGGCCACAGCCGCAGGTCGGCGGGGCCAGCGGCGTCCCTCAGGTCCACTGGGCCGTACGCGCGTGAGTCGAGGCTTTCCCCGACCAGGCGGTTGTCACCCAGCACCCACACCTTGCCGGGGGGGACGCGCAGGGGGGGCTGGTCGGTCAGCACGCCGCCATTGACATAACTCTCGGCGACCGGTTGCCCGTTCACGACCACCCGGCCATCCTCGATGGCGACCGTGTCGCCGGGGAGGGCCAGCACCCGTTTCACGTTGTAGGGGCGGTGACGCACGCCCCACAGCGTCTCGTAGCTGTAGGGGCTGTCAGCGGGGGCTTTGAAGATGATCAGGTCGCCCCGCTGGGGGTAAGACGTGGGCAGGCCCCAGGCGCGCAGCCAGCGCGGGTACTTGAGGAGCAGCAGCAGGTCGCCGTGGTGCAGGGTGGGGTTCATGCTGTTGCCGTCCACTCGGGCAAACGTCGCCACGAAGGTCGTAAATACCCAGACCGGCAGGAGCGCCCCCAGCACCCAGACGCGCCAGAAGGTCCGCAGGCCGCTGGCGCCAGGCTGCGGGCGGGTGGAGGCCGGAGTCACGCGGGGCATGCTAGCAGCCGGGCTCGCGGGGCAAGGGTGCCTTTACCCGCGCTTCAGACTCAGGCGAGGGGGGCGGGAGGCGGGGGTACGCTGGGCCGCATGACCGCCCAGGAACTCATCGTCGACAAGTACCACGAGGGAAACGGCACCCCGGCGCAGCCCGGCAAGATGGTCCGCGTGCACTACACCGGCACTCTGGAAAACGGGCAGAAGTTCGACTCCAGCCGCGACCGGGGCGAACCCATCGAGTTCCCGCTGGGCGTGGGCTATGTCATTCCCGGGTGGGACCAGGGCATCGCGCAGCTTAGGGTGGGCGACAAGGCCCGGTTGACCATTC
This sequence is a window from Deinococcus aerius. Protein-coding genes within it:
- the pfkA gene encoding 6-phosphofructokinase gives rise to the protein MTDIDPVTVHPNPAGVKRLAVLTSGGDAPGMNAAIRAVVRTATHQGIEVVGVRRGFSGLHRGNMAIIGARDVANTIQRGGTILLTARSHTWRTPEGRAKGAEYLREWGVDGLIVIGGDGSFHGGYYLQQEHGIPVIGVPGTIDNDLYGTDHTIGYFTAVETALDAVDKLRDTGASHERIFVIEVMGRHAGHIALEVAVAGGAEEVFIPEDPRPVDGVVATVQESLAKGKASSIIIVAEGFPGGAQGVADAIEAGTGLETRVSILGHIQRGGTPVSSDRVLASRLGEAAVYALMDGMRGVMVGRMNGEISYTPLEETWEKRKDVSRDLYRCAKTLSV
- the rsmI gene encoding 16S rRNA (cytidine(1402)-2'-O)-methyltransferase, with amino-acid sequence MTPEPSSPRVWLVPTPVGNLGDITLRAVEVLRGADAVACEDTRRTGALLTHLGIGKPLVRLDAHTMHRAGQVLEQYPRLAYVSDAGTPGISDPGAELVRAAVAADIPVEVLPGPTAFVPALVLSGLPNARFTFEGFLPRSGRERRERLEAIAARPETTILYESPHRLAATLADLARACGETRAASVTRELSKRFEETARGPLAELAARFEEGTRGEIVVVVAGRPTGEAVPGEEVPDHAALARTWAGEGRGAREIRELLMGQGLRKNDAYALALAVTQET
- a CDS encoding 23S rRNA (pseudouridine(1915)-N(3))-methyltransferase RlmH; the encoded protein is MRLHLITVGEPRLAYARAGWDEYEKRLRRYHKVQVTRVAGKTQVQESEAIGRAAGRAPLILLDPRGTQFTSGGLSAFLDAQAVGGTGELAFAIGGPEGHADALRAGASRLWSLGQLTLPHDLAMIVLLEALYRAATISAGEPYHRGG
- a CDS encoding insulinase family protein, yielding MTTQTRTALPAAGDRLGRYTVERVESLPEMQGTLILLRHDLGARHAHVSREDDNLAFGVTFPTVPRDSTGVAHILEHVVLMGSQKYPVPDPFFAMIPRSLNTFMNAMTASDWTTYPFSTRNEKDFYNLLGVYLDATFFPLLRYESFLQDGHRFEFETPDDPTTPLKLQGVVYNEMKGAMASPGAVMWRAFGKALYPDLTYANNSGGSPEDIPNLTYEGLRAFHAAHYHPSNAFFYTYGKLDLPRVLIEIETQVMSKFSPQTLDVSIPDQPNFTEPRRVDVTYPGTDVERGGQVSVIWKLGHTTDPDANLRWSVLSDVLLGNPAAPLTRPLIESGIGSALADLSGYRDNFREGAFAAGLKGLSAGKAAEVQALVLDTLAAIVRDGIDPELIESSLHQFEISQREVSNSGYPYGLQVMFRLLGPWLYGGDPVTGLRLEAELESLRTDLAQGRVFEPMIQRGLLDNPHRVTLVLAPDPDLAARTEQAERELVARLSEGFTDEDRARIVRESLQLQSLQEQESDVNVLPTLTLEDVPPTVLRVPYTTEEAGRALIGRVPQPTGGLTYLDVQVRLPEVPGDLLDTLPLYAYAVTRSGAAGQDYLALARRIEAVTGGVSASVGVGGRPDDLDALRLTVTFSGKALARNGEGLVGVLRDLIAAPEFTRERLEQLLKQRLAGLKASVVNAGNAYAERLAAAQVSPAGFIEEHFSGLTALENLKRIVEGDELDALLERLNRVRDLILTGQPRLCLTATQADLGLDLTPITGEFTGEAPVGTPAPRTLSTGPQARVTDSPVAFNAAAFRTVPYTHPDSPALLVLSRLLRSEYLLKEIREKGGAYGGGAAFDARGGVFSFSSYRDPHITRTYEVFRGARQFLDTELGEREVTEAILSASKTLDPLTSPDTAGRLRFYGDQAGFTPEVQEAYKARLLKVTLEDLKRVTDTWLTPERAGYALVAGRDPNAETGALGLHFEVQTV
- a CDS encoding Ig domain-containing protein, whose protein sequence is MRQANPGWALLVCGALLVSCGSSTNSTTGTTSTSASDPLYFTTTSLPVGYVAEPYDTTIAVAGGSGPYTMRVASGTLPPGVTLQGQRLSGKPTKLGTYTFTLETSDANLSSKVQSYTLNVNELPPLALRPQLPAAEIRGETRIPLNITAPRSARAARMVWDLPEGVRVTRVQPAEAGGVLFWKQSGRTVTVDMGFKTVPRNGARVALLSVKPSKVVTLDTNRFAFQARDGEGKVLAEVKMPDAPKPATTAPTTPGKTPTATPATPTTTPTTPGTPNIPVTPPSPQPPSEGGDS
- a CDS encoding RNA-binding S4 domain-containing protein; this encodes MTQGARPPREERDTIDLQDFLKLRGMVETGGEAKFRVQGGEVRVNGEIETRRRKKLRRGDVVEYAGERVRVDW
- a CDS encoding DUF1684 domain-containing protein; translated protein: MSGYAEAVADFRRRKDEHFASGRGPLTGEELQGFRGLSYYPPDPAWAFTLPIERADGEEVTLATNTGEPRVMARFGTVRVKLPGGAQTLTLYAPPGDEVPDRVFVPFRDATSGTETYGAGRYLDAPLQQTADGLGVTLDFNLAYHPYCAYGEGWTCPLPPRENWLGEAVRAGERLPEGGEPQEP
- the lepB gene encoding signal peptidase I, coding for MPRVTPASTRPQPGASGLRTFWRVWVLGALLPVWVFTTFVATFARVDGNSMNPTLHHGDLLLLLKYPRWLRAWGLPTSYPQRGDLIIFKAPADSPYSYETLWGVRHRPYNVKRVLALPGDTVAIEDGRVVVNGQPVAESYVNGGVLTDQPPLRVPPGKVWVLGDNRLVGESLDSRAYGPVDLRDAAGPADLRLWPNPGNVGR
- a CDS encoding FKBP-type peptidyl-prolyl cis-trans isomerase, producing MTAQELIVDKYHEGNGTPAQPGKMVRVHYTGTLENGQKFDSSRDRGEPIEFPLGVGYVIPGWDQGIAQLRVGDKARLTIPGHLAYGAAGVPGVIPPNATLIFDVELVDVR